The nucleotide sequence GAGAAGAGCAGTCATCTAACACgtttcatttaatttcatttttgaatTAGAACCGtcgacttggaagggacccagggggccatctagtccaaccccctgcaattgctTCCCGTTTTATTCACATAAATTCCAGAGGCaatgggtgggattcagctaacCAGTCGCGTCAGCAAAACCCCGCACAATGATTTCTGCAtgtgcaacagggcttcccccaTCTTCTCACCCCACCCAGCAATCAActtgaacgggggggggggagcgtcagGGCGGGTATCGGTTGCAGGTCAGCagtaactcacaaggtgtcagtgaatTTAACTCTTTCAAAGAAACagcagctcaggcctagtgagcacagcaattcTTCCCCGTagctcttgccccaatgaggcagttgcgaggatGGAAGGTCCttgccttcccacagctctctAAGCCTCCTCCTGCCCTGGGTCtttcccaagcaacctgagactcCGACGccttgtctgtctttgctccaccctcttcatacctctttgggttctgggagaccagaggggagctggtcacagcaggaggggaagactccctggattcttccaCAGCCTCTTGGTCCACCTCCTCTCCAacctccgcttctgcctctgggcttctctctgccacagcctatTCCTGCTCACTAAAAACCTGTTACCTCTttagcttccgacacctcctcctcctcccggtctgctccctctggccactcaccgtcgtcccaccaccaatccccgggctctgagccttcttcccctgggggtgcCCAAGAGGGgcccccagctgctgcctcccaccacacctcggcatccagccagtccttgacaccctggaacagcatgcagggggaagagaggaggagtgtGTAGAACCAAACGGTGAATATTTGTTCCTTAAGGCCTGTAAaggccatcttggtagtcaagataaccccgaGACTAATTAGTAGTAGTTGCTGCAAGAATGAGCTCACTATGTTTATCTGCTTGCTTTGATATACGCTAATTGGCCAGCTTTGATGCCACGCTTATCTCTGTTGTCTTGGGATGCTTGGCTATTGGCCTAGGAAGAGGAGACAGAGTTAGATGCCTGCCACCTGTGGACCGATGGGAGATTCTGGCCAAACTGACGTATGGCGtttttgtcagtttgcatttcttcgtACGGAAAGTATTGATGTGATacgtagagatctttcctattctgattagtTCAAGAGGGTCCTAGAAGGTTTATTTCTATGTGAATGAAACAAGaagaaggttttttgtttgtttgttttgtttgggttACATTTCTTCTGGGAAGCTGTGTACAGCCGACTGCTTCTGTTATGTTTCTGTCTGGGTCTCACTCACTTTCTGTTTTTCTGTCTCTTTGTTCTCATGTTCTGTTTCTGtgtgcttagtgttaaggtttagtcttattataagttctTTTAAGTgtaagttttattgttttttgctgcaactggatttttatggACTGTGGCAATCCTGATtgtactggatttgtgaccatttatgctcatttgccttcagtagaaagtaaagctctgctggatgaagtacaattgcctctggtctgtggtttgtttttgtttccgtTTTTTTGGAAACTCTGCTACGTGTTTAAGATTTTTCCTGCTCCCCCTTCATGGGTGACAGTTTTCTGTACAATTAATGCATAAAATGTTTGCCCAGGAGTCGAAAGTCATGACAGTCACTTGCTGTTTCTGTGTTTGCCCCTGCAGTGTATCTTCTGCAATCGCCAACCAGGGTGTGTGGGGTGAGCTATGGGGTGGAGCTGAAGCCTGCTCGCAGCATTGGATCCCAGCGTCAGAGAGGGGCATCCCTCTGGCATTTCTGgcatccttctttggtatccctgcatcAAACCACTTGACACAGGTGTTATGTATTctgtggtctgtgtttgcctgagcttgattctggaccaggcacccccaaccttcggccctacagatgttttggactacaattcccatcatccctgaccactggtcctgttagctaaggatcatgggagttgtaggccaaaacatctggagggctgcaggttgggggtgcctggcctggactaaggattctgagcccctgtgttccaattcgatacatgatatccaatcacagtacatatcaggatttgggcctctgccattggcccttaaactcttgagtcatgattcgcagcttggaagtttagatagccaatcacgttgggagtgggcgtgccccaggccttcagaaatgtatccaagcagttgctttgcccctgttgtccagttctgttagttcaacaaaggttcttgctgttatcactgtgacttgcctcgtgggaacccacctacacttcaacaGGCACCTCCTTTGGGCCTGTGGATCAGGGCAAGGGTCGTTCCATCTGGCAAACCTAAGCGCTTGCCCTGACGGAAGGATCGCCTTGGTGTATGGCATTCTAGTTTTCGAGTCGCCACTCCATCTGGCTGCATCCACCGCCATATAGATGCAGGAGTCACAGGCGCTTTTTCAAAGGGTTCTTCCACTGCAATTCCCAACAGCTAACTTCTGTGTATTGCGGCAGCTGTCTGGAGAACGGCTGGAAGCCGGCAGAGAGGGTGTCCAAGTGTTTAGTCCACAGCCACCACACCGCCACCAATGCTCATGCCAGGATTGCCCACCATTTGTGGAGTGGTGGTTAAAGTATAACATGGTCCTGGTTCGGATTTGATAGGTAGAAGACAGggtgcagcagcaggagagaaaaAACAACTCTGTTGGAAAAGGGGTGGGATGCTGGCAAAATTAGAGAAAATACAAAATTGCTTTTTGACTATATATGTTTAAAATTTTGAAAGttaataaaagtgtgtgtgtgtgtgtgtagtggtctTTCTCATGATCGTGATGATGTCCTTAGTACAGTATGCTATGTATAGAAAGAGACCACAGCCCAGATTTCTGGGCTACAGCCATCCTCAGCAAGGAATGCTGCAGCCTTTAAATAGGTCAAAGAAACTGCTTGGCATGGAAACATTAGGTGCAACTTGAGAGCGGTGGCAAACAGAAAAACCAAGGCTTAAAAATCAACACCACAGAGCACAGTTTTTCTGCAGAGCAATTTTCAAGTGACTGGGGTGAGGGGGagaatttctctccctccccccccccacgatacAGAAATCAGAAAATATTGTTTCTGAATCGAAAGAACCTCAGTCCTGTTTGAATTCAATTTGAGGGGATGTCAGGGCGTCCGACATTCTTCCTAAATCCCTGGCTCCTCTGCTTTTGACAGCTGCTTGATCCGCAGATGTTAGCAAGTAATAATGCTTCACTTTGTGCTGTAAAAAGCTTCAcctgcaactctcagcacccttaatgaagagttgttaggagacccccgcCTCCATGACCTACAAtctccagagtggcttaacaatcaatccttcttcccagggaactctgggaattgtagtctgtgaggggaatagaagtctcctaacgactctcagcacccttaacagactatagctcccagaattctttgggggaaactatttgagacgtgggtggcgctgtggtgtaaaccactgagccttgggcttgctgattggaaggtcggcggtttgaatccccgcgacagggtgagttccccttgttcagttccagctcctgccaacctagcagttcgaaagcacaccagtgtaattacataaataggtaccgctgtggcgggaagataaacggcgtttccgtgcgctgctctggtttcgccagaagcggcttagtcatgctggccacatgacccagaaaaactgtctgcggacaaatgtcggctccctcgaccagtaaagcaagatgagcggcgcaaccccagagtcgttcgcgactggacttaactgtcaggggtccttgacctttaactttttatgactgtttgaagtggtatcatggtgctttaaaagtacagtgtgaatgtggcctaggaGACCACCCTAAATGTCAATATTCTGGTCAAATCCAGCACTGCCAAAGCAGAGATAACATGGCTTTTACTTTCCATGAGGAAAGCAACTTCCTGAGGCAAGGTTTCTAAGTACTTGATCAAGAAAGTACAACAGGTCATGCGAGTTCTGCAAGTGTGCACGCATCCAGACGTCTATCATGGCGCAGTGTGTCAGATACTTTATAGGCGATGCTGGTGATAATAGGCTTGGCTTTGCACAAAGTCTCTGGGATGCAggcgtaatttttttttttggaaagtctTACCTTGAGGAAATCGAGCACTGGCTCTTGGATTTTCTCTTCCAGGTCAGCAATGAGTTTGTTGAGGAGAGAAATCTCCTTGGAGAGCTCGGTGATGTTCTCGTTCTGCCTCTTGTTGATGCCCTTCTCCATCTTGTCCAGCTGACCCAGAAGAAGCTGCTCTTGTTCATGCAGAAACTGGCGCATCCCTTCAAATTCAGAGAGGACCTTCTGTCTCTCAGTCTCTATAGTTTTCTTAAAGGAACAAAAACCAAGATTGCCCGTTAGCGGAAGGGCTAACGCCACCAAACAGTCTCAAAACACAACTTTGGGGCCAACTAATGTCAGAATGGTGTCAATAAAAGGGCCCTTCAGAATGGTGtttttggggtttggggtttggCCGCTTGCCTCTTATAGATTCTAACCGCATCCACACAGGATCACAGGTTTTTAAGGGACCCCTGGgtgtcatccagactgaccccctaAAACCTGTAACCTTACCATTACTCTGCCTTTAAAAAGAGCCTCTCCTTAAATTACTACTGTCGTGTTTTGGGATGACAGCCAAACTTACACTTTCCAATACATGttgccatcactttccttatttcaAAAAGCATTGTGGGATGTAGGTTTGTTGCTTACAAgctccaaatccactttaatcaTGTAACCTGAATTTGCCGGCATGCAATTTGAATCCTGCCCCCAAAATAGCAGCACCTGGGAAGCATCTTTTTGCTTCCACAAAGGCTGTAGAATAGATAGAGAGTAATGATAAGtaagtaaaaaaattccttccagtagcaccttagagaccaactaagtttgttcttggtatgagctttcatgtacatacacacttcttcagatacacggaagctcataccaagaacaaacttagttggtctctaaggtgctactggaaggaattttttaattttttattttgttttgactacggcagaccaacacggctacctacctgtaactggataaatAAGTACAAACAATAGATGGCAGCAGAGGATAAGGAACAGAGTAATAATTTGCAAAAATTACAAGGCACACTCCTAACCTTTCACCTAGTTTGTcatctgcactataaatttaTGCTCTGAGTCTGTTATGAGTTGAAACTGCTTTAACCAGCCACGTAACTAAGGTGCCTGCCCATGAAGGCAATTGGCACACAGAAGAGAGGTCTTTGGCTGTGAACCTGTTGCTCTGGAACTCATCCAGATTCCCCTTGTACTCTACGGCCATGTAACCCAGAAGCAatgttaaagcacatttatattcTCTCTTCTGAGTGAGGACGTAGCCAAAGACTTCTGTTCTCTGTGCAGTAATGTTTGACTGTGGGTTTTCAAATTCTTGTCATGCGCCTTCGAGAGTAGCTAGATGGGCAGACATGTGCAGCGCATGATAATGCTTATCTCTGCTTTACCAGCTCCACACTTCATCGCAATATTAAGCTGTTATGAAAGGCAAAAAGAGCAGGCCCCCATTCAACACTTTTCAGCTCTGTTATATTATATACCCACCAAAAGGTCTTGGCTTTTCTTGTCGTCCTGTGTTTTGAATTCCAGAAGCTCTTGTCTCTCTTTTTTCAAGAAATCCAAACGGGTCTGAATTTGTTCCTAAGATCCAAAAACataaaattgtttgttttttttaattattatttaaagttcCTGCATTGTTTGTGCACTTTGGTATCTGTTCTGCAGGAGAAAGTCCAATCCATACCTAGAGCCACCAAACAACTTTTATACTGATAACTGAGAGATAGCAGTCAGTTGGTCCCATCGCATATTTTTGCTGCATCAGGCTGCAGTTCACCATCCGTATAAAAACGGCATgcgttttgcatgcagaatattaCAAGTTTAACATCCAGCTGGTAGGGGTTGGGAAGACCTGCTCTCCGAGAAAGACTCTggctatgtatatatatatatatatatagccataaAAAcagtaccaagctagatggaccagtggtctgtctCAGTTTAAGGCAGGGCCCAATGCTACTAATGAGAAGGAGTTGCATTAAGTGGGAATCCAAGCGCAGAAATCTTGGTGGGACAGTGATGCAGAAGGCTTAGCCTCAAGAATTTCTGCTTCTCGAGCAACTACGGCATTctgtttatttactgcatttctatcccagcttTCTTCCAGGGGGGTGAAGCTGCTCTGCAATAATTTGACCCACCTCATCCTTACAAAACAGCCCCGTGAAATAGAGTAGGCCGAGAGATTGTGATAGTCACCCATTTGGGCTCCATGGGTGAGTGAGGAATTGAATCAGGATCTCTCCAGTCTGATAAAAGTGGGAAATCCTATTGGCAAGAGGAATGCCAGGTTAGGCAGAATTCATTGGACCCTCCAGGACCACGCCATCCCTGACAGCAACTTGTATTTTTGCAGGGATTTGAgtatgtaggtaggtaggtgtgtgtgtgtgtgtgtgtgtgtgtgtgtgtgtgtgtgtgtacgcacacaggcagggccggatttaggtttgatgaggccctaaactactgaaggtaatggggccctttatatgcccagctgtcctttgtcaacaacaaattgtcgatgttttttgtgttggatatatgctatgtggtaaatttatggacctaataggtatataaagccatttgcacatgttgccacgCAACCAGTCCAtgtagaatgtaggcaccctatatatagaaatgagcaaaccagtgatattttagggagcagtctagcaggcggggcccatcacttacatcataggagcctatacaacacaaaacactgttgctgtatgtaggttttatttaatttgtttttttatcttatattttggaaatgtacatatagtggggttttttccctttaatttttttggggggccccaagagagtggggccgtaaactatagcttgtttagcttatacgtaaatctggcagtgtgtgtgtgtgtgtgtgtgtgtgtggagtggaaTGGAGTTGCAACTGCCAGTGCccattagggttgccaggtgtttCAAGCCAGCGATCCTGCCTCCACTCAGAAGCTGAAAGGAGAGAAAGGCGATGCAGTTGTTTGCCTTGCTGTTCCACCTAGCAGCACTAACGCCCACATGACAAGGATTTATTACACCCCCAATGTTTAATTTCTAAAATTAGATGCTTCTGGACTCAAAGCTGCAGTCTCAGACTTGGAGGAACGGGCAACAATTCTCACGTAGGCCACTGCCACAAGGATGATTGACGAGGGGGATGCAGTCCACAGTTGGCTGTGTATTATTTCACATGCTTAACGCTGATGGATAGCCTACCGAAGACAGGTTATGAAGCTCAAACCTAGTGATCCCTGGCTTGGATGAGGTCCTGCTTACCATTTTAATGCGTTGACCTACAATAGACATCAAGGAGTATTAAAAGGAGGGTCATCTTCTCAATGTGCTCAGGCTAGCCAGAGTGATGAACGTTAGAGTTGCTGGAGCTTTTTAGCCATGGTTAAATTTTgttaatgggatgcgggtggcactgtgggttaaaccacagatcctagggcttgttgatcagaaggtcagcggttcgaatccccgcgatggggtgagctcccattgctcggtcccagctgctgccaacctagcagttcaaaagcacgtcaaagtgcaagtagataaatacggtaggtaccgctccagcgggaagtaaacggcgtttccgtgcactgctctggttcaccagaagcgacttagtcatgctggccacatgacccggaggctgtacactggctcccttggccaataaagagagatgagtgccgcaaccccagagtcatccacgactggacctaatggtcaggggtccctttacctttacctaaattgtatttctgtatttctgTCGAGGAAGTCCATTCCTTTGAAGAACCTGTACCAGTGAAACGGGGAGACCTCAAGCTAGCCACCCGTTGGAGGACAGACGAGGACGTTTGAGAGACTTTGCTGTATACACAATATCTATGAGCATTCATTGTACAATCACTCTACAGCACATAGTATTGCATATGGAACTTTGCACTTTAAGAGTTGATGATATTTGGAAAGTATGCCATAGGCTACGCCTTTGAGGAGATACTTGTAGATATGTGTTAAGTTATGCCATTTTCTGTCAATTTGTTgggataatttattttttatagttcatatttcagagtttttcacggttttgtgtatttcGTATTGGATTATTATTTCCGTGATTGTCTGCTGGTTTTTGCGCATCCCTCCTTCACCAGCTGTATATTCTATTTTAAGTAGCTATTTGGCACTGCACAGCCAAAGAGCAAGCTGGGCTCCTGCTCTCCAGAGAAACAGTGTCAGCCTGTGACCTTATTCCCACTTTGGGAACTCTCCCTCCCAGAAATAGATCGGGAATTTGGTTACTTGCTTAACCTTTTCCTTCCTGACAAGGACAAGCAGCACAGGTGCAACTTATGCCTGCCCTCTAATGGGAAATTCAAGCTGCAATCTATGCACCCTTACCTGGGAGacagtcccattgagctcaatggggctaACTACTGAGCAGAAATATCTAGGCAGGCACTGCCATGCTTGGCTATTCTAAGAAGCCACATCCAGACTAGGGATGGGCACACCTGTCCatttttctctcagcttctcattttttctaTTCTCAAGGCCTACCCTCCACAATTCGACATCagtttgtgcatttttgtaaacaaacGAAAACCCCGCCCTCATAAAAactcagcatttcagtgcaaatttccccCCCACCGACACAACTTCGTATGCACTTTTGAATAAAATACacctttctgcaaagcaatttctcttcTACAGTGCATTCCTTTTtactattttcactaatactgtatatgcacttgtatgcacactttactctaGTACATGCATATCTGTACACATTACGTGATtggagaactgcgctgcaaaattcagagacgtgcaaATTTGGGAAGATTGCTGTGTTTTAGTTGCGTactgctttggaaagtgcaaattaggtttgCTTGTAAATGCAAACGGAATCAAATTCTCTATGTTCATCCTTGAAACCTGCAGCTTTCAGCTTTTGATACCAGTTTCTATCCTGTGCCTTTAACCAAAGTTCAACATGGAACTTTTAcagtttaaataatatttatatcctgcatcaggggagagagagataatacTGCCTGGGTCCTATCTATCATATAGTAAtgggagcaggaggggggggaatattttCAGATCATAAACTCCTGGGCCCCTTGTGGACCAAATATGACAGGTGGGTGGGCTCTTATGTGATGATGACAACATCCTGAGGGGGCTCAGAGAGTGACAGACGCCTATGCCTCCCACTTTCGTTCTAGGCCTCCTGGAAAAGCGAAAACCAATGGCAGTCCCAGCCTGAGATCCGAGGGTCTGCCATCCCTTCCCCTCTGCTCTCCTCCACTCCCCTTCCACAAATTCTGGAGAGAGTTTTCCTCTCAGCTTTAGGGGTTGTCCTCTTAGCAGCAAACAATGTCCATCTAAAGGCCTTTGAGCAATCCAGCTATGGGCCACTCCCACCACACCTGCGCAGAACACCAGCGCATGCGATCTCTTACCTTGTATTCCTGGGCAGCCTCCTCTATGGGCACCACGGTGTGAGGCCTGTGGTCCCGAGACCGGTCGCACACCACGCAGATGGTCTTCTGGTCGTCCTTGCAGTAGAGCTTCAGGGCCTCCTTGTGCTTCTCGCAGAGCCCGTCCTCATCCAGTCCCTTGCCGCCATGCATGATGAACTGGCTGATGATCTCGGACATGTTGGCCAACTGCCTGTTGGGCCTGAAGCTCTTCTCCTTGAAAACCTCCCTGCACTGAGGGCAGGGGAAATCGCTCTCCAGGCTCTTCCAGCTCTTGGCGATGCAGGAGCGGCAGAAGTTGTGGCCGCACTCGATGGAGACGGGGTCCTTGAAGTACTCCAGGCAGACGGAGCAAGTGGCTTCATCCTGAAGGTTGCCCGGCAGGAAGACGGCGGCCATGGCTCCTTCCTGGCCGTCTGGAGTGCcgtcgcctcttcctcctcctccaccgtcTTCTTCTCCTTTAACTGCATACAGGGAACGAATGCTTGGCACGAAACACAAGGCGGGCCTTCCTGAGCCAGAAACCAGCTGGTGCCCCGAGGTCATGTCAGGAGTTTCTGGTTTCTTAAATTGGCAACAAGTCAGGACC is from Lacerta agilis isolate rLacAgi1 chromosome 2, rLacAgi1.pri, whole genome shotgun sequence and encodes:
- the LOC117042040 gene encoding E3 ubiquitin-protein ligase TRIM7-like isoform X1; its protein translation is MTSGHQLVSGSGRPALCFVPSIRSLYAVKGEEDGGGGGRGDGTPDGQEGAMAAVFLPGNLQDEATCSVCLEYFKDPVSIECGHNFCRSCIAKSWKSLESDFPCPQCREVFKEKSFRPNRQLANMSEIISQFIMHGGKGLDEDGLCEKHKEALKLYCKDDQKTICVVCDRSRDHRPHTVVPIEEAAQEYKEQIQTRLDFLKKERQELLEFKTQDDKKSQDLLKTIETERQKVLSEFEGMRQFLHEQEQLLLGQLDKMEKGINKRQNENITELSKEISLLNKLIADLEEKIQEPVLDFLKDVTSALIRSDDLKCQRPVPVSSDMKGHTCNFSLKTVVLKGVLKKFKDHLRDELGKGEKEELLLDPETANHLLILSADLKGVRMGCRKQDLPDNPKRFDTNSRVLSTEGFKSGRHYWEVEVGSADGWAFGVAKESVRRKGLTQFSPEEGIWALQQTGGRYWAVTVPKRTPIFIPERLHKVRVYLDYEGEEVSFYNADNMQHIFTFNVAFTERVFPLFSVCSTVTYIKLCS
- the LOC117042040 gene encoding E3 ubiquitin-protein ligase TRIM7-like isoform X2, whose amino-acid sequence is MTSGHQLVSGSGRPALCFVPSIRSLYAVKGEEDGGGGGRGDGTPDGQEGAMAAVFLPGNLQDEATCSVCLEYFKDPVSIECGHNFCRSCIAKSWKSLESDFPCPQCREVFKEKSFRPNRQLANMSEIISQFIMHGGKGLDEDGLCEKHKEALKLYCKDDQKTICVVCDRSRDHRPHTVVPIEEAAQEYKEQIQTRLDFLKKERQELLEFKTQDDKKSQDLLKTIETERQKVLSEFEGMRQFLHEQEQLLLGQLDKMEKGINKRQNENITELSKEISLLNKLIADLEEKIQEPVLDFLKDVTSALISDDLKCQRPVPVSSDMKGHTCNFSLKTVVLKGVLKKFKDHLRDELGKGEKEELLLDPETANHLLILSADLKGVRMGCRKQDLPDNPKRFDTNSRVLSTEGFKSGRHYWEVEVGSADGWAFGVAKESVRRKGLTQFSPEEGIWALQQTGGRYWAVTVPKRTPIFIPERLHKVRVYLDYEGEEVSFYNADNMQHIFTFNVAFTERVFPLFSVCSTVTYIKLCS